A region of Mesorhizobium sp. AR02 DNA encodes the following proteins:
- a CDS encoding IS481 family transposase, whose product MPFEDRSAMKQKEEFVRLALAPGANVSLLCRRFGIGRTCGHKLLSRYRIEGEAGLVEQSRRPRSSPARSAPEVEAAAVSVRVAHPAWGGRKIARVLAREGIGTPAASTVTGILRRHGIELGALGGGAQPFIRFEHAAPNDLWQMDFKGHVALRTGRLHPLTVLDDHSRFSVALSACADQTTETVKARLITAFRRYGLPWRIATDNGPPWGDGGRNDFTLLTVWLIETGITMSHSRPCHPQTLGKDERFHRSLKAEALQGPPFADLAEAQDAFDQWRHVYNAQRPHDALDGGVPLDRYQASQRQYRETVEPFEYAKDDLIRRVQQHGFVSILGRSMRLCRAFAGKSVAFRPTNTDGVFDTWFRHQKIETIDLNTLAR is encoded by the coding sequence ATGCCATTCGAGGACAGAAGCGCGATGAAGCAGAAGGAAGAGTTTGTGCGCCTGGCGCTAGCGCCTGGGGCGAATGTGAGCCTTTTGTGCCGGCGCTTCGGTATCGGCCGGACCTGTGGCCACAAGTTGCTTTCGCGCTATCGGATCGAGGGCGAGGCTGGACTGGTTGAGCAGTCTCGTCGGCCGCGGTCGAGCCCGGCACGCAGCGCGCCGGAGGTGGAAGCGGCAGCCGTTTCGGTGCGTGTGGCGCATCCCGCCTGGGGTGGGCGCAAGATCGCGCGCGTGCTCGCCCGCGAAGGTATTGGCACGCCGGCGGCCTCGACGGTGACCGGCATCCTGCGCCGCCACGGTATCGAACTGGGGGCGTTGGGCGGCGGAGCCCAGCCTTTCATTCGCTTCGAGCATGCCGCCCCCAACGACCTGTGGCAGATGGACTTCAAGGGGCACGTTGCCTTGCGTACCGGCCGGCTGCACCCGCTTACCGTGCTCGACGACCATTCGCGCTTCTCGGTCGCGCTGTCGGCTTGCGCCGACCAGACCACCGAGACCGTAAAAGCCCGGCTGATCACCGCCTTCCGTCGCTACGGACTGCCGTGGCGCATCGCCACCGACAATGGTCCGCCTTGGGGCGATGGCGGCCGCAACGACTTCACCTTGCTCACCGTCTGGCTGATCGAAACGGGCATCACCATGAGCCACTCCAGGCCTTGCCATCCGCAGACACTCGGCAAGGACGAGCGCTTCCATCGTTCGCTCAAGGCCGAGGCACTGCAGGGACCGCCCTTCGCCGATCTCGCCGAGGCCCAGGATGCATTCGACCAGTGGCGCCACGTCTACAACGCCCAGCGTCCCCACGACGCGCTGGACGGCGGCGTGCCGCTCGATCGCTACCAAGCCTCGCAGCGCCAGTATCGCGAAACTGTCGAGCCGTTCGAATACGCTAAGGACGATCTCATCCGCCGCGTTCAGCAGCACGGCTTCGTCTCCATTCTTGGCCGCTCAATGCGCTTGTGCAGGGCCTTCGCGGGAAAGTCCGTCGCCTTCAGGCCTACCAACACAGATGGCGTCTTCGACACATGGTTCAGACATCAGAAAATAGAAACCATCGACCTCAACACCTTGGCTCGATAG
- a CDS encoding L,D-transpeptidase, which produces MHTTISAKLINITAAALTGAALLFGANAAHAANKIVARVSLSQQIMEVSVDGRPTFAWKVSTGDRAHVTPTGSFKPTRMHEMWYSKKYDNAPMPHSVFFSGGYAVHATYAIKRLGQPASHGCVRLHPDNAADFYQLVETFGPDNTSIVIVK; this is translated from the coding sequence ATGCACACCACCATTTCCGCAAAGCTCATCAACATCACCGCCGCCGCGCTCACGGGTGCAGCGCTTCTGTTCGGCGCCAACGCAGCGCACGCCGCCAACAAGATCGTGGCGCGGGTCTCGCTTTCACAGCAGATCATGGAAGTTTCGGTCGATGGCCGGCCGACCTTCGCCTGGAAGGTTTCCACCGGAGACAGGGCGCATGTGACGCCGACGGGCTCGTTCAAGCCGACGCGCATGCATGAGATGTGGTATTCGAAGAAATATGACAACGCGCCGATGCCGCACTCGGTGTTCTTCAGCGGCGGCTACGCGGTGCACGCCACCTATGCCATCAAGCGCCTCGGCCAGCCGGCCTCGCATGGCTGCGTGCGGCTGCATCCCGACAATGCCGCCGATTTCTACCAGCTTGTCGAGACCTTCGGGCCCGACAACACCAGCATCGTCATCGTCAAGTAG
- a CDS encoding aminotransferase: MAAVRDLKATEMAASGGDDAIELGKRHLIQPWPYAGSVGAEARALIGEGDGIYITDNTGKRLIDGPAGMWCVNVGHRREELARVMYDQAMALSYNTPWYTMNAPSAELAMRIAGHAPGDLSHVFYTTGGSSAVETALRFMQFYNNVRGRPEKKLILSRGGAYHGSTYLSASLNGRPRDRDWMDCADELVIKLSSPDPFRRPHGMSLAAFTDFLVDQFRDTVARVGADKIGAFVGEPVQASGGVVIPPDGYLKRIREICRDNDILYVSDEVVTGFGRLGHVFASGDVFGIDPDMITFAKGVTSGYFPLGGVIISERLLEELRRSNHPDAMFGHGLTYTSHPVGCAVALKNLDLLEEGVLAHTQAVAPYFQAQLKTLEELPLVGEVRGVGLMGCVECVADRESRDPLQLDKDVGKRIDAHCHELGLLVRPLINMCVMSPPLIITREQIDDMVGILREGISRTMDDLRKEGVWRG, translated from the coding sequence ATGGCTGCGGTGAGGGACCTGAAGGCGACCGAAATGGCAGCGTCCGGTGGCGACGATGCCATTGAACTGGGCAAGCGCCATCTCATCCAGCCCTGGCCTTATGCCGGTTCCGTCGGCGCCGAAGCGCGCGCGCTGATCGGCGAGGGCGATGGCATCTACATCACCGACAACACCGGCAAGCGGCTGATCGATGGGCCGGCCGGCATGTGGTGCGTCAATGTCGGGCATCGCCGCGAGGAACTGGCCAGGGTGATGTACGACCAGGCGATGGCGCTGTCCTACAACACGCCCTGGTACACGATGAACGCGCCGTCGGCCGAACTTGCCATGCGCATCGCCGGCCATGCGCCAGGCGATCTCAGCCACGTTTTCTATACGACCGGCGGTTCTTCGGCCGTGGAGACGGCGCTGCGCTTCATGCAGTTCTACAACAATGTGCGTGGCAGGCCGGAAAAGAAGCTGATCCTGTCGCGCGGTGGCGCCTATCACGGCTCGACCTATCTGTCGGCCTCGCTCAACGGCCGCCCGCGCGACCGCGACTGGATGGACTGCGCCGACGAGCTGGTGATCAAGCTGTCCTCGCCCGATCCGTTCCGCCGTCCGCACGGCATGAGCCTTGCCGCCTTCACCGATTTCCTGGTCGATCAGTTCCGCGATACGGTCGCCCGTGTCGGCGCCGACAAGATTGGTGCTTTCGTCGGCGAGCCGGTGCAGGCATCGGGAGGCGTCGTGATCCCGCCGGACGGCTATCTCAAGCGCATCCGCGAAATCTGCCGCGACAACGACATCCTCTATGTCTCCGACGAGGTGGTGACGGGCTTTGGCCGGCTTGGCCATGTCTTTGCCTCGGGCGACGTCTTCGGCATCGACCCCGACATGATCACCTTCGCCAAGGGCGTCACCTCAGGCTATTTCCCGCTCGGCGGCGTCATCATCTCGGAACGGCTGCTTGAAGAGTTGCGCCGTTCGAACCATCCCGATGCCATGTTCGGCCATGGCCTGACCTACACCAGCCACCCGGTCGGCTGCGCCGTGGCGCTGAAAAACCTCGACCTGCTGGAAGAAGGCGTGCTTGCCCATACGCAAGCGGTCGCCCCCTATTTCCAGGCGCAGCTGAAGACGCTGGAGGAACTGCCGCTGGTCGGCGAGGTGCGCGGCGTCGGGTTGATGGGCTGCGTCGAATGCGTGGCGGACCGCGAAAGCAGGGATCCGCTGCAGCTCGACAAGGATGTCGGCAAACGCATCGACGCGCATTGCCACGAACTTGGCCTGCTGGTGCGGCCGCTGATCAACATGTGCGTGATGTCGCCGCCGCTGATCATTACGCGCGAGCAGATCGACGACATGGTCGGGATTCTGCGCGAGGGTATTTCGCGGACGATGGATGATCTCAGGAAAGAAGGCGTGTGGCGGGGATAG
- a CDS encoding response regulator yields the protein MRARIVIVEDEPDLRDAVAEYLGAAGYDVATAETAAAARSLIETQAFHLAILDIAMPGEDGLSLGRWLRSKMPIGIIYATAAGTALDRIVGLELGADDYIVKPYELREVLARVRSVLRRVPEPTELLNRKARTDRRSVAFGPFQADLDGRLVTGANGAVIDMAKSEFDVLEVFLTRANRLLTRAAISEAIGFTEDPESSRAVDIRIMRLRKKIEADPANPKFLRTVRGEGYIFSLPTGDSN from the coding sequence GTGCGGGCAAGAATTGTTATCGTCGAGGACGAGCCCGACCTGAGGGACGCGGTTGCCGAATATCTCGGCGCCGCCGGCTATGATGTAGCGACCGCGGAAACCGCGGCCGCCGCGCGCAGCCTGATCGAGACTCAAGCCTTCCATCTGGCCATTCTCGACATCGCCATGCCGGGCGAGGACGGGCTGTCGCTTGGCCGCTGGCTGCGCTCGAAAATGCCGATCGGCATCATCTACGCGACCGCTGCCGGCACAGCGCTCGACCGCATCGTCGGGCTGGAACTCGGCGCCGACGACTATATCGTCAAGCCATACGAACTGCGCGAAGTGCTGGCGAGGGTGCGCAGCGTGCTGCGCCGCGTTCCAGAGCCGACGGAGCTGCTCAACAGGAAAGCCAGGACGGACCGCCGTTCCGTTGCCTTCGGCCCCTTCCAGGCCGATCTTGACGGCAGGCTGGTCACCGGCGCCAACGGCGCCGTGATCGACATGGCCAAGAGCGAATTCGACGTGCTGGAGGTTTTCCTGACCCGCGCCAACCGGCTTTTGACGCGCGCCGCGATCTCGGAGGCCATCGGCTTCACCGAGGATCCGGAATCGTCGCGCGCCGTCGACATCCGCATCATGCGCCTGAGAAAGAAGATCGAGGCGGATCCGGCCAACCCGAAATTCCTGCGCACGGTGCGCGGCGAAGGCTATATCTTCTCGCTGCCGACCGGCGACAGCAACTGA
- a CDS encoding IS1182 family transposase has protein sequence MLKRPAPEQTALEMVTLDQLVPADHLLRKIDRVIDFSFIHDLTAPLYCPDNGRPPLDPTLMFKALFIGYLFGVRSERQLVREIEVNVAYRWFLRLKLTDKVFDASTLSQNRRRRYDDTSVSQAIFDRIVEQAIRAGLVDGTVLYTDSTHLKANANKGKYDLAMIAKSRADYWADLDRAIDAERGLHGQKPLKEKQRQPAVKETKVSRTDPDSGYMVREGKPKGFFYLDHRTVDAAHAIITDTHTTAIVHDSTVYLSRLDRQVERFGFDVGAVGLDAGYATAGIAKGLEDRAIRGVTGYRRPTPPKPGMMGPSSFTHEPETDGYRCPQGQLLAYATTDRNGYRHYKSAPAICRDCPLLASCTTNAKAQRTIIRHVWADAKERTDANRLTAWGKAVYRRRKETVERSFADAKQLHGHRYARFRSLTRVACQCLIAAAAQNMKKIALALSPRPKPRLA, from the coding sequence ATGTTGAAGCGACCCGCCCCTGAACAGACCGCGCTTGAGATGGTAACGCTGGATCAGCTGGTTCCGGCTGATCACCTGTTGCGCAAGATCGACCGTGTGATCGATTTCTCCTTCATCCACGATCTGACGGCGCCACTCTATTGCCCGGACAATGGCCGGCCGCCGCTCGATCCGACCTTGATGTTCAAGGCGCTGTTCATCGGCTACCTGTTTGGAGTTCGCTCGGAACGGCAGTTGGTGCGCGAGATCGAGGTCAATGTCGCCTATCGTTGGTTTTTGCGGCTGAAACTGACGGACAAGGTGTTCGACGCCTCGACGCTGTCGCAGAACCGGCGTCGACGCTACGACGACACCAGCGTGTCGCAGGCGATCTTCGACCGTATCGTCGAGCAGGCGATCCGAGCGGGCCTTGTCGATGGCACGGTGCTTTACACCGACTCCACCCATCTGAAGGCCAACGCCAACAAGGGCAAATACGATCTTGCCATGATCGCCAAGTCGCGGGCCGACTATTGGGCCGACCTCGATCGTGCGATCGACGCCGAACGAGGGCTGCACGGCCAGAAGCCGCTGAAGGAGAAGCAACGCCAGCCCGCGGTGAAGGAGACGAAGGTATCGCGCACCGATCCCGACAGCGGCTACATGGTGCGCGAGGGCAAACCGAAGGGCTTCTTCTATCTCGACCACCGCACGGTGGATGCGGCCCACGCCATCATCACCGACACGCACACGACAGCGATCGTCCACGATTCTACGGTCTACCTGTCGCGGCTCGACCGCCAGGTGGAGCGCTTCGGCTTTGATGTCGGCGCTGTCGGGCTGGACGCCGGCTATGCCACGGCCGGCATCGCCAAAGGGCTGGAGGATCGCGCAATACGCGGCGTCACCGGCTATCGCCGCCCAACACCGCCCAAGCCTGGCATGATGGGACCGTCATCCTTCACCCATGAGCCCGAGACCGATGGCTATCGCTGCCCACAGGGCCAGTTGTTGGCCTACGCGACCACCGACCGCAATGGCTACCGCCATTACAAGAGCGCCCCCGCTATCTGCCGCGACTGTCCACTGCTCGCTTCCTGCACCACCAATGCCAAGGCCCAGCGCACCATCATCCGCCACGTCTGGGCCGATGCCAAGGAACGCACCGACGCCAACCGGCTGACGGCGTGGGGCAAGGCCGTCTACCGCCGCCGCAAGGAAACTGTCGAGCGCTCCTTCGCCGACGCCAAGCAACTGCACGGCCACCGCTATGCCCGGTTCCGAAGTCTCACCAGGGTAGCCTGCCAGTGTCTGATCGCCGCCGCAGCCCAGAACATGAAGAAGATCGCCCTGGCCCTCAGCCCAAGGCCAAAACCCCGCCTCGCATGA
- a CDS encoding aromatic ring-hydroxylating oxygenase subunit alpha: MNPHLRDVAIPNDWDRRGLPGWSYHSDALLELEKEHVFRNHWQIVGHVSDVPNAGDYLTMDVVGERALIVRGKDGVVRGFNNMCRHRGSRVVADSQGNCKNALVCPFHGWVYNLDGTLRGAARPRSFPDLDKTEFGLMQLDLEVWMGFIFIRFRNGGPQPSVAELMKPIEPEFAHYKAADMVPSWGIWTQKTPVNWKSVRDVDNEGYHVAMAHPALQDLYGATYFDEPFINGVSRSFATYNPHAGRRWSVKNYVKIAPEPTHLPDYLKKAWVYYGIFPNAVISVMPESVQFYQEFPLSTGETLLRGAIYRYRDENREQAAARYLSFRIDRDTMSEDVQLSVWSNESMLSEAFEGFYLSDLEYGVRTHHDHLRKMLPVLGLETAPEEKDMWNLNDALRSRG; this comes from the coding sequence ATGAACCCGCACCTCCGTGACGTGGCGATCCCCAACGATTGGGACCGGCGGGGACTACCGGGCTGGAGTTACCATTCCGATGCCCTTCTCGAGCTTGAGAAGGAGCATGTTTTCCGCAACCACTGGCAGATCGTCGGCCATGTCAGCGACGTGCCCAATGCCGGCGACTACCTGACCATGGACGTGGTCGGTGAACGCGCCTTGATCGTGCGCGGCAAGGATGGCGTCGTGCGCGGCTTCAACAATATGTGCCGCCACCGCGGCAGCCGCGTCGTCGCCGACAGCCAGGGCAATTGCAAGAACGCTCTGGTGTGTCCGTTCCATGGCTGGGTCTACAATCTCGATGGCACACTGCGCGGCGCCGCACGACCGCGCTCCTTCCCCGACCTCGACAAGACCGAGTTCGGCCTGATGCAGCTCGACCTCGAAGTCTGGATGGGTTTTATCTTCATCCGCTTCCGCAATGGCGGCCCACAGCCTTCGGTCGCCGAGCTGATGAAGCCGATCGAGCCCGAATTCGCGCACTACAAGGCCGCCGACATGGTGCCGTCCTGGGGCATCTGGACCCAGAAGACCCCGGTCAACTGGAAGTCGGTGCGCGATGTCGACAATGAGGGCTATCACGTCGCCATGGCGCATCCTGCCCTGCAGGATCTCTATGGCGCGACCTATTTCGACGAGCCCTTCATCAATGGCGTGTCACGGTCCTTCGCCACCTACAACCCGCATGCCGGCCGCCGCTGGAGCGTCAAGAACTACGTCAAGATCGCGCCCGAGCCGACGCATCTGCCGGACTATCTGAAGAAGGCCTGGGTCTATTACGGCATCTTCCCCAATGCGGTCATTTCGGTGATGCCGGAATCGGTGCAGTTCTATCAGGAGTTTCCGCTGTCGACCGGTGAGACCCTGCTGCGCGGCGCCATCTACCGCTACCGCGACGAAAACCGCGAACAGGCGGCCGCCAGGTACCTGTCCTTCCGCATCGACCGCGACACCATGTCGGAAGATGTCCAGCTGTCGGTGTGGTCGAACGAATCCATGCTGTCCGAGGCCTTCGAGGGCTTTTATCTCTCCGACCTCGAATACGGCGTGCGCACCCACCACGACCATCTGCGCAAGATGCTGCCGGTGCTCGGCCTGGAGACCGCGCCCGAGGAGAAGGACATGTGGAATTTGAACGACGCGCTGAGGTCGCGGGGATAG
- a CDS encoding response regulator transcription factor, protein MAARAVIALVSVAEVVATELADHLERRGHDVRQARQPWEAESLLAGRGIDVVVVGDSLSQAEGRDLLRRYGGQGGGGEDGPDFIMICRPADLVDKVLALELGAADVVESPLNVRELAARVGGLLSRRGRGTQELIVLENATVDLRSAIVMHRSGTEEQLSPGQVALLRLFLASPRKVLTRDDIIAAAPAENADAFDRSIDSRIVRLRRKLDTETITTIRGAGYRFDPPQQFAD, encoded by the coding sequence ATGGCTGCACGAGCCGTCATTGCGCTTGTTTCCGTCGCCGAGGTGGTGGCGACCGAACTTGCCGACCATCTCGAGCGGCGTGGCCATGATGTGCGCCAGGCGCGGCAGCCCTGGGAGGCGGAATCGCTGCTCGCGGGCCGGGGCATCGACGTCGTTGTCGTCGGTGACAGTCTCAGCCAGGCGGAAGGGCGGGATCTGCTTAGGCGCTATGGCGGCCAAGGCGGGGGCGGCGAGGATGGGCCCGATTTCATCATGATCTGCCGGCCGGCCGATCTCGTCGACAAGGTGCTGGCGCTCGAACTGGGTGCGGCCGACGTTGTCGAGAGCCCGCTCAATGTCAGGGAACTCGCCGCCCGTGTCGGCGGCCTGCTTTCGCGGCGCGGCAGGGGCACCCAGGAACTGATCGTGCTGGAGAACGCGACCGTCGATTTGAGATCGGCTATCGTCATGCACCGCTCCGGTACGGAAGAACAGCTTTCGCCCGGTCAGGTGGCGCTGCTCAGGCTGTTCCTGGCGAGCCCCCGCAAGGTGCTGACGCGTGACGACATCATCGCCGCCGCACCGGCCGAGAACGCCGACGCCTTCGATCGCTCGATCGATTCGCGCATCGTGCGGCTGCGCCGCAAGCTCGACACCGAGACCATCACCACCATACGTGGCGCCGGCTACCGGTTCGACCCGCCGCAGCAATTCGCCGACTGA